From Trichoplusia ni isolate ovarian cell line Hi5 chromosome 22, tn1, whole genome shotgun sequence, a single genomic window includes:
- the LOC113504431 gene encoding small integral membrane protein 4, whose translation MRIGWVHKLVNKWPGKKTFGMYRFLPMFFVLGAALEFSMINWRVGEVNFYNTFKRRQAHDIVEEKIKKYAAV comes from the coding sequence ATGAGAATTGGCTGGGTTCACAAACTGGTAAACAAATGGCCCGGGAAAAAGACCTTTGGGATGTATAGATTTCTTCCAATGTTCTTCGTACTTGGAGCTGCATTGGAATTTTCTATGATAAACTGGAGAGTTGGTGAAGTTAATTTTTACAACACTTTTAAGCGGCGTCAAGCCCACGATATAGttgaagagaaaattaaaaagtacgcAGCTGTGTAA
- the LOC113504432 gene encoding uncharacterized protein LOC113504432, with the protein MPAGVTWGQYIAFSTAAMLSMLAGSQTVHQYYRPLQDLSDYINKELKNLPENVQVKIKQELQEEGVLNKS; encoded by the coding sequence ATGCCTGCCGGAGTAACTTGGGGCCAGTACATAGCCTTCTCAACTGCAGCTATGCTATCCATGTTAGCTGGCTCTCAAACAGTGCATCAATATTACCGACCTTTGCAAGATCTCAGTGATTACATAAACAAAGAGCTGAAGAACCTACCAGAAAATGTgcaagttaaaattaaacaagaattaCAGGAGGAAGGTGTGTTAAACAAAAGTTAG